The following is a genomic window from Nitrospira sp..
TGAACATCGCCACCGCCGGCAACCGATGGCCAGGCCATGATGCAATGCCTTCAAGACCTCTCAAAGTCCCAGGCCCTGCCGTAGCGGTATAACAGCGAACGCCCGCGCGAGATCCTCCGGCGATGGCGGCCATGACACCGACTTCTTCCTCGCCACGATAGTATTCTTTTACATATCCTTCGCCATAGAGCACACCCACAAGCTGCATGGTTTCGCTCTGAGGCGTAATCGGATAGGCAATCGCAAGATCCACATTCGACCGGCGAATGGCTTCCTTCGCCGCTTCGCTGCCAGTGATAAATTCTTTCGTCCTCGGGGCTTCGTGAAACAGATATTCCGGAGTGACGACCTTTTGCCGCTTGGCTTCGGCATGCGGATCTTTCTTTGCCGGCGCCGCAGTGGCAGCGGGAGGATTCGTTTTGACTTCAGCGTCGCTCATTGTTGCACCTCTTGGCTATATCGCCCGTGATCCCAATCCTTATCCTTCGCGCTTCATCTGCTCAGCCGAATGGCCAAACGCACCCGCACTGCCGACTCCGGCAACGGAAGGCATGAACGTCAAAGGATTGGTATGGGTCTTCCCACCGTGGACTTTGGACTGCGTTCCGGTAAACCGAACGTTCTCGCCGTTCTCCGGCAACTTGATCCCCATTTCTTCACGAATCTTCTTGAAGATCTGCGCGGTCTTTTTCAGCTTGAGCACATCTGAATCGCGAATCGTCAGCATGGCATCTTCGTGACCCTGCTCGGCGCAAATCGCCATCGTGCAGCAGTTTGTCCCTGCGCGGATCATTTTCAAGGTCAGATTCGCATAGTGGCAATGCACGCCGATGAAGACACAGGCTTCAATTTTGTTTCCCCAAATGGTGAGATTGGGGTGATTGGGATTGATCACCTCTTCAGGGTCGATCTTCGGATACTTCGGCCGATAGTCCGGCATAGGGATAATCATGACATTCGGAATCTGGGCGGCAATTTCCAACGTGGCCTTGGCTTTTTCGATCGCATGATCATTCCAGGCCCACAACACCATCGGTCCAGGGAACAGCGTTGCATTCGGGCTAGTCAACATCTTGCGGGCCATCTCTTCGATGACCTTATCCTCGTTAGGCTCCAGCAGTCCGTAGAACAGGCCTTCGCCTGGGTCGGGCAGCGAGACACCGAGCTGCGCAGCAGATGGAGGATGAAATCCGGCCGGTCCCGGAACGATGATTCTCTCTCTCTTGTCTTGCGTTGTTGCCACGCCCGTTCCCCTTTCTTGCCGAATGATCAGACGCTAGGGCTTACCAAAACTGCCGTCGTGCTCTTGTCGCCATAGGTAATATTGTCGGTGATGGCCGCCAGCGGCAATTGATCGATCATGATCATCTTAATGGCGTTGTTTTTAGCCATGTTATCGCACACCCATACACACTGCGCGCATCCCTTGCACCGATCTACGGCCACGTATGCAGACCCGTACTTAAATCCCTTATCCTTCCCCATCTCTTCACTGTACTGGATGGTGTTAGCTTCAGGGCAGTACTGCGTGCAGAGCTTGCAGCTCTTTGCGGCACAAATTTCAACACTGATATCAGCTACGAGATACATGGGAAACTCCTTCTGTATCGCTATTACGCACTAGCCGCGGCCTCGACGGCCGGTGCTTCTACCCGCTTCACGTCTGGAGCAGACCATCCGTGCTCAACGGCATAGTTCCAGCCGGCCCGCATGACGGCCACGTTCTTATCGATCAATTCCTGCTTCTTTTTGAACTTTCTTTCCACCACGCTGTCCAGTGCCGCCGTTCCACCGGATACAACGAATCCTTTGCCCAGGAACCGGTCCTTCACGGCCTGCTCCAGCCCAGCCATGTTCGTCAACCCAGTGATGGCTCCGATACAGCCCATTAAGGCCATATTCGTAGCCAAGTCCATCCCCGCCACTTCCAATGAAAGCTTCGTCGCGGGGAAGTAATACAACTTTGCCCGGCGCTCTTTTAGTTCGGCCGCCTGGTCCCGATGAAGATTCATCGGACCGTCGTTATTGATCAGCGCAACGCCGTCTTCTTTCAGGCCGAAATAGAACGGCATCGTATACGACTTGCCGTGCGTAATAACCTGCGGATGGAAAATGATGATGATGTGCGGGAAAGTGATTTCGCCGATCTCGTAGATCGGTTCATCCGACACCCGCACATAACTCTCAACCGGCGCCATACGCTTTTCAGACCCGTAGAATGGAACGATCGTGCTTTCCCCGCCGGCATTGATGACCGAGGTGCTGAGGATGTGCGATCCCGTCACGACACCCTGTCCACCGACACCTGCCATCCGAATGTTGAAACGCTTTGCCATGGGCAATCCTCCTTACCGGTCAGGCTTATGCTTTGTTGGGAATGGCGCCAGCAGAAGCGGCCGGCTTCGGGAGAAATTCCTTGTAGCCGTAACGCTCAGCCAGATACTGCTTCGCTTCTTCGCTGACATACTCCGTGAACTGATACCGATCGTTTTCAACGTTCTTAGCGTCTTCCATGACCTTATCGGTCGGAATCGCATACTCGATGTTACAAGAAGTATACGCTTGGATGTAGGTGGAGCCCACTTCGCGGGCAATCAGAACCGCTTTCTTGATGACACTCTCGACGCGGCGGGGATTGTTCGGAACGACGGTGGCCACATAGGCGCATCCGGCGACTTTTGCCATCTGCAGCATGTCCATCTTCTCGAACTTCTTGCCCAAGGGGGCCATCTTCAACACCGCACCACGGCTCGTCATACCGCTTTCCTGGCCGCCTGTGTTCCCGTAGACTTCGTTATCCAACATGATCGTGGTAAAGCGCTCCTTGCGGAACCACGAGTGCAGCACTTGCTGGAATCCGATGTCGGCGGTGCCGCCATCGCCAGCC
Proteins encoded in this region:
- a CDS encoding Ferredoxin oxidoreductase (MaGe:77309205), with the translated sequence MSLDYVKFTNGFEKFMPKEYRDMVEHGPFGKKISVSQMGSFKEILEEHPMCAGCAMTLFIRLAMIAVPNPEDTIMVGTAGCGRLAISQAAIPFVYGNYGDQNGVASGLSRGLRLRFGDKPKDVVVMAGDGGTADIGFQQVLHSWFRKERFTTIMLDNEVYGNTGGQESGMTSRGAVLKMAPLGKKFEKMDMLQMAKVAGCAYVATVVPNNPRRVESVIKKAVLIAREVGSTYIQAYTSCNIEYAIPTDKVMEDAKNVENDRYQFTEYVSEEAKQYLAERYGYKEFLPKPAASAGAIPNKA
- a CDS encoding Ferredoxin oxidoreductase (MaGe:77309204); its protein translation is MAKRFNIRMAGVGGQGVVTGSHILSTSVINAGGESTIVPFYGSEKRMAPVESYVRVSDEPIYEIGEITFPHIIIIFHPQVITHGKSYTMPFYFGLKEDGVALINNDGPMNLHRDQAAELKERRAKLYYFPATKLSLEVAGMDLATNMALMGCIGAITGLTNMAGLEQAVKDRFLGKGFVVSGGTAALDSVVERKFKKKQELIDKNVAVMRAGWNYAVEHGWSAPDVKRVEAPAVEAAASA
- a CDS encoding 2-oxoglutarate:ferredoxin oxidoreductase epsilon subunit (MaGe:77309203) is translated as MYLVADISVEICAAKSCKLCTQYCPEANTIQYSEEMGKDKGFKYGSAYVAVDRCKGCAQCVWVCDNMAKNNAIKMIMIDQLPLAAITDNITYGDKSTTAVLVSPSV
- a CDS encoding 2-oxoglutarate:ferredoxin oxidoreductase (MaGe:77309202), encoding MATTQDKRERIIVPGPAGFHPPSAAQLGVSLPDPGEGLFYGLLEPNEDKVIEEMARKMLTSPNATLFPGPMVLWAWNDHAIEKAKATLEIAAQIPNVMIIPMPDYRPKYPKIDPEEVINPNHPNLTIWGNKIEACVFIGVHCHYANLTLKMIRAGTNCCTMAICAEQGHEDAMLTIRDSDVLKLKKTAQIFKKIREEMGIKLPENGENVRFTGTQSKVHGGKTHTNPLTFMPSVAGVGSAGAFGHSAEQMKREG